The sequence ATTTACCTGGTGATATTGTGAGTTGGCGTCTAAGCGGCAATCTGCCTCATATCGGTATTGTCACGCATAAAAAAGACCGTGTTTCTGGTCGCCCTTTAGTGGTACACAATATTGGCATGGGGCCGCAACTGCAGGACCGTATTTTTAGCTACACACCCACTGGGCACTACCGTTTTAATCCACAAGGAAGTACGCCATGAATAAAACCACTCGCTGGCTATTCAATGAATTAGCGCTCTGGCAAACCCAAGGCATTATCGATAACGCTCAAGCGCAGCGTATCCAATCGCTTTACCGTGAACACGATGAACCGGTATGGGGGAAAATAATATTTGCCGCTATAGGCTCTATTATTTTTGGCTTGGGCATTATTTTACTCTTTGCTTACAATTGGGCAGACATGCACCGGTTTAGTAAAATGGCGGTTGTACTACTGTCACTCATAACCGCACATGCTCTCGGTTATTATTACAGTGGCCAACATAGCAATCACCCTAAAGTTGGTGAAAGCTTACATGTATTAGGCACCATGCTGTTTGGCGCAGGTATTTGGCTAGTCGCCCAAATCTACCATATAGACGAGCATTACCCCAATGCGCTCTTAGTGTGGGCGCTAGGCGCACTCGCGATCGCTTGGACACTACCGTCACTCGTTCACACGCTGCTATCGCTAACCTTAATTGCCCTATGGCATTCCTTCGAAGTATTTAACTTTCAAACGGTAAACCATTGGGCGAACTGGATTGTATTAGTGGGCATTATCCCTCTTGCGTGGTTTCAACGATCACGCAGTGCACTGTTTATGTCACTGTCGCTATTTATTTTCACTTTTTCGTTATCTTACGGCCAAACTGCCGATTCGCACGAAGCGACCGTGCTTACGCTTCTACTTCTGTTAAGCGGAGGCTGTATTCTTACCAGTTTCGTCGTAACAACCAGTAGCTTCCCCG is a genomic window of Teredinibacter purpureus containing:
- a CDS encoding DUF2157 domain-containing protein; translation: MNKTTRWLFNELALWQTQGIIDNAQAQRIQSLYREHDEPVWGKIIFAAIGSIIFGLGIILLFAYNWADMHRFSKMAVVLLSLITAHALGYYYSGQHSNHPKVGESLHVLGTMLFGAGIWLVAQIYHIDEHYPNALLVWALGALAIAWTLPSLVHTLLSLTLIALWHSFEVFNFQTVNHWANWIVLVGIIPLAWFQRSRSALFMSLSLFIFTFSLSYGQTADSHEATVLTLLLLLSGGCILTSFVVTTSSFPESHGIFRTIGVSVFVITLYIFTFSAVDNVYFRGDLQALSIQTASYFLLPIVYSVSITTLLLTRYRHSINNVIFTAEIALILGTLTLSLLSVFKPFNLYEFNWILYNVLFLSYSILLIYRGTHQLVWQAATVGTIMLSAFTFARFIDLFDSLLIRAAAFLVIGALLFFVGIYYSRQKLKQREQFATEARPHVQ